The Phyllopteryx taeniolatus isolate TA_2022b chromosome 13, UOR_Ptae_1.2, whole genome shotgun sequence nucleotide sequence aaatatgcaaaaacaGCCATCgcaatttgtctcaggtttgatgaAATACATTGCATGTGCTAAATAATCAGTTTGCATTTACTCCTCCCAGAATGCGCAAAATTTATTGCACAGAAATTTTGTGCGTTTGGCAGGCGTATTCCTGGATGCGGCCAGTTTGTTGATCAGCTTCATCTGTTTGCATGAGCAATAACCATATTATACCCATTTTTGTATGTGCAGACCTTTAGTATATCAGGCCCATAGCCTGTTACCTACTCATTTGCCTTCTCTATTAATGTTCTTAAGACACAGCTCAATGGTATCAAACACAAATTCGAAAAGATAACCACGGGTGAATTGATTCTAATGGCGCTGATTGTCTGCAATTTGCACACCTTGTTTCTGTGATTCAGGGCCATCAGCTCTCATCTCCAGACTTGTGGTTGTTCAATAGTGGTTGGAAGCAACCCAGAGAAAGTAAACAAGGTAAATTCACCAGAAGAGTGGCTACACACAGACAGTCGTGTGTATGTTTTGCTACATAGTTAatcaaaaagtctacacacccctattaAAATGGCAAGCATGTAAAAACCTTGatgtgacctataatctgtacaactcaattaaaaaacaaactcaaatcttttaaggaggaaaaaaaaaagtacaataaccTGGTTGCAAAAATACGCACTCTCAAACTAGTACTTTGTCACAGCACCTTTTGGCTTTCATTagatcagaatccgaatcagaatcatctttatttgactcAATCTTTTTGGGTAAGAGTCGATCAGTGTGCCTTGTGTGCTCTGTGTTTGATCTATCTTCTGCCGGCTCAAAAAACATGTTACGACATGTTGGATTAAAGTTGGAGttagagttgtacaggttgaAGGTCATATTAATAGCGGAAAATCGTCATGGTcacatatttttatataatataaacCTGGCATTgttgtagacttttttttaaagatccaTTTTATTTAAGTGTGTTGTGCCTTACATGCAGTTCCATGTATTTTAATAAGAACagtactacaaaaaaaacatctgcagtatttttatttgattttgtggAGGGCAGACCTGAACCCCGTAGTACTATATTTGCTGAATGTGTTTATGGTGTACAGAAATTGACAACCTTTAGTTCACCTATCAAGTCAAAGCATTTCTGATTTTTGGACTATTTTGTATTCATAGTGGAAATAAGCAATATTTTGTCTATGATGGTTTCAAGTCTTAGCTTTTTGGTTTATTATTTCTGAAACTATATTTTGGCAGATCGTGCGAACACTTTGCCTCTTTCTCACTGCTGCTGAGAAGAAATGTTCACGCCTTTGCAAGGCAGACTCATCCTTCAAATATGATACAGGCCTTTTTGTTCAGGGTCTGCTAAAGGTAAGCAACTTCCAAAACTTGTACCTGATTAGACTTCTGTGGCCTGTTACTTATGTTTGAGGTCAGTGCCAACTCTGTGTTGGCCACACCATTGTTGGTGTATTCCTTAATTAAGGTCCCTGTTGTTTCTGTCTTATTATTTTAGTCACCACAAACAAGGCCATTTTGAGGCCCAAAATATGCACAAAAATTCTGAAGTTTTGCATGTACATCGGGCCTGGtgaaaaattttataatttcacgTTTTTTGGCGCGATTACCAAAAAATGGCTCGACATCGCCCCCTAGAACCATTCCTAACTACATCAAAGGACAACTTGGTAATACATTTGACCTACGGCTCCGAAAACTATAAAGCAGACCCagacgcacaaaaaaagtcagtaCAAGCTATATCATAaaccaacaggaagtgacctatgaccttttgaaggaaaaaagtgTGAAGTTTTCGCATTTTTGCAGGGTTAATACTTTTGCAAACTCATCCCACAGCTTTCATCCGATGAGCATCAAACTTTTCTGATGTCGCCACAAAACAAGACATGCTAACAGTGAATCAAAGCCCTAGTGCGCTACGTTATACCCAGGCCTACGAAAATTCAAACACTGGTGGAGCACCCTGACATGAACAATAACTTAATGACAACCCATATTCCaaacccaacaggaagtgacctatTACCTTCACAATGCACACTCCATCGTGCAGGTTTCACCCAATTGCCTTCAAAATTGGTCAGTACCATCTCAACACCTGGGACATTAAAAGTTgtcaaaggcattttttttttcaacctgccAGCTCCCTAAACTAAACTGCCAGTACCCCAACAGGGGCTGGGCTGCAAGGTCTCACTTATAGCTGCTCGCAGCTctagtttattgttttttttgacgaTCACATTGCATATAGTTGTCCGATTTAAAATACTATGtacatggtaaatggactgcaaactggaccagctggggctcaacacttcgatgtgcaactggctgcttgactttctgacagggagaccgcaggcagtacGGTTTGGCAgcaaacacatccagcaccatcactctgaacacggtggcccctcaaggttgtgtgttgagccACCTCTTCTTCACAccgctgacctatgactgcacaccggCATACAGtcccaacctcttcatcaagtttccagacgacacaactgtggtgggtttCATCAGCAACGGGGACAAGACAAACtgcaggagtgaggtgagccgcctggccgggtggtgcacggacaacaatctccccctaaatgtggagaaaaccaaggagattgttgtggacttcaggagagcacACTCCCAGCATGATCCCCTGAGCATTTATGGTGTTGCAGTGGAGAGAGtgcgcagcaccaagttcctgggagtgcacatcaccgaggacctcatctggaccagcaacacctcatcactggccaaaaAAGCTAACCAGTGTGTCTACgtcctgcgcaagctgagaaggGTCAGAGCCTCTACCCTCATCATGTGCTCGTTTTACAGAGGGACCATAAAGAGCATCTTGACCAattgcatcactgtgtggtacggagccGGCACCATATCCTGCCACAAGAATCCATGGggtagtgagggcagctgagaagatcagtggaacctctcttccctccctgcaggacatttacatcACCCGCCTCACCCacaaagccctccgcatagcgggggatgcTACCTATCCGTCACACAGCCTCTTTAGTCTGTTGCCATCAGGGAGTAGACTGCAGAATCTGCAGGCCAGGACGAGTTGACTCAGACAGCTTtgttcatcaggctgtcaggaatctggaCTCTCTGCCCGTTTTGCCCCCTcgacctcttctgtcctctgcccacctgaactccgAACTCTGACGCcccacgcacatgcacacacactcactcactcactcactcacacacacacacacatacactagaCTCAGGAtcgcaccagccactttagcagcattggggttttgtcatctaatttatatagcgtaatttatcgtgtataatgcgcattttttccccccaaaaattatcaagtcaatagtgtgcattatacataggtataggggaaaatagaaaaaactttcacattttataaatgtataccgccatctagaggttatgaaaatgctgtacactttcattccaatatgccaccgccacctagaggttaggaaaaaggtgtagcctacactttcattgcaatataacaggggtacgtatgactgcatatacagtatgtacagttgtgcttataagtttacataccgtggtagaatttgtgaaatattgttttttttaatacgactgatgacggaacaacaaccatcattcatttctttatcgttatgttttgtttgatgatcatgCTTTTccgaaatgcttgacagtttacaacccccattccaatgaagttgggacgttgtgttaaacataaataaaaacagaatacaatgatttgcaaatcatgtttgacctatatttatttgaatacactacaaagacaagatatttaatgttgaaactgatcaactttattgtttttggcaaataatcattaactgagaattttatggctgcgacacgttccaaaaaagctgggacaaggtcatgtttaccactgtcttacgtcaccttttctttt carries:
- the c9orf72 gene encoding guanine nucleotide exchange factor C9orf72 homolog isoform X1 translates to MSSGCPPQSPAVAKSEVAIEGECPLLAATFAYWDNILGPRVHHIWAPKGDHVMFLSDGDVTFLANHTLNGEILRSAECGAVDVKFFVLAEKGVIIVSLIFDGELKGDKNTYALSIILPQTELAFYLPLHTICVERLKHAIRKGRIWLQKGYNIIAVLSLEIVSIMELLASMKTHSVPEDIDIKYTVLNDDDIGDSCHEDFLHKAISSHLQTCGCSIVVGSNPEKVNKIVRTLCLFLTAAEKKCSRLCKADSSFKYDTGLFVQGLLKGDRRQYGLAANTSSTITLNTVAPQGCVLSHLFFTPLTYDCTPAYSPNLFIKFPDDTTVVGFISNGDKTNCRSEVSRLAGWCTDNNLPLNVEKTKEIVVDFRRAHSQHDPLSIYGVAVERVRSTKFLGVHITEDLIWTSNTSSLAKKANQCVYVLRKLRRVRASTLIMCSFYRGTIKSILTNCITVWYGAGTISCHKNPWGSEGS